tcagaaatctgttcaatccccctttaaaggcatctagcccagatgccatcaccacatcatgtggcaaagaattccacagactaattacatgttgggtaaagaaatattttcttttctctgttctaactctcccaacactcaattttaatgggtgtctccttgttctggtgttgtgcgagagggaaacgaacatccctctgtcctctaaatcagtggtattcaaactggggcgtcgcgatgccccagcctgtgggtcctggcctctgcccccttaaggggcggggtcagccaggagacaggggggaggcagcccaaggcacttgcccaagcctcctgcagcctcccaggggtgcagggagccctgcgcaaacttcggcagggctccccatgtcaggaaaagtgaaagtggagctattgtGCCccactctgcaaaaccggaagcggagcacgatcgctccgctttcccttctgacggggctgcagggactggggtgcaccctccagtccctgcagcagccgtccctgtgtgcggggaggcctgcgcaagcgcctgcagggctccccaggtcagggaaagggagagtggggcaaacgcgctctgcttctgctttagcagaggcaaAGTAGATCGCTCTActgtccctttccctgacctggggcaccctgcaggcgctcgcgcagggctccccacacacaaggatggctgctgcagggactggtgagtgcatcccagtccctgcagccccctgagtgacgcgatcctggggattgtgttgctgccttccccctgcccctgctgcctccctcccgcccccgcaaagacttactgtgggtttcaaactcccggagagtttgaaaaccgcagctctacTTGAATGTGGTAACcattaatgcccagcagatggagctgggcaGGGCTAGCTTTAAgacaattggaccaatttctcccagttgggccctgtgcctaaggggccATATTGCAATGGATACTTAACACCAACAGTAACTAttataattttcttctgaattcttaaaaagtcagtagagTTTTTATTCTGAAATGTGTTTTATTGTACTTGAATTGTACTAAATGTCAATTATAGAACAGTGTAAAATTTATTTCTCCAAAAAAGTTAAAcaaatatgtaaatatatatgtactgtgtattttttaaatgattttttgaTTCCTGTAAATATGAATAAACATGAGCAAAAGGTCTGCAAAAGTGCTATTGTAAATCAGTCAATATAGTGAAAAGGTGAAAAATGACTACAGTGCAGAACTCTACAGCAATGCCTGGCTTTTGGTGAACTGTTCCTTCTACGCTTTTTCTTTGAATGATATGTGATCTTATGGGTAATGATAAAGTCCATGTCTTTCCTGTCTTCTTTTTGTAAGAAAGTAGGTTCTCTTTCAGAAACAAGTtacactctccccaccccactcttcaCAGTAAAGTGACACCCCCTCCTTGATCTGGGGATAGGATATCTAGCTGCTACTGGTGGACTGAGGCTAGTAGAAACACAGTACTAAGAGAAAGTCTGCTTTTGATCTGAACAAGTAATACAAATCTATCCATTCCTCATCTTTCAGCTGGGCTTCACATCCTCAGACCCTGTTCTGAGTGACACAATCAATTTCCCCACTTTTTACCAGATTGATCCCAAGTATGACTTTCAGTACATGGGACTAATCCAGTTGCTCCAGCATTTCCAGTGGAACTGGATTGGACTCATTACCTCAGCTGATGACAGTGGAGACAATTTCATCCAGACCCTCACACCAATGCTCACTGCGAATGACATCTGTGTTGACTTCACACAAAGGACCGTACCTGAAATCATGGTTATGAATGTGCTGTCAGAACTACGGTACAATCAACTTTTGACTGTTGTGAAGAGTACAGCCCAGGTGGTGATTGTCTCCGGGGACTCCCATGCGATACAAAACTTTATAGCATCCTTATCTACTTTTGAAGAAGAGGCTGAAACCTCCTTTGGGAAGGTCTGGATCCTGACGTCTGAGTGGGAATTCGCAGCAGTTGGGTTTCACTACCAGTGGCATTCTCTAAAATCCTTCCATGCCTTGTCGTTCAGAATCCACACAAGTGATGTTCCAGGATTCAACCATTTTCTTTGGACTTTAGATCCGTACAGACCCCAGGGAGAGGTCTTTCTCCATGATTGGTGGGAAGTTGCATTTAATTGTGAATTTCTGAAACCAGGTCTTGCCTCTGAAGATGGGAGGAGAAACTgcacaggggaggagaagctggagaaccTGCCGGTCTCcgtgtttgaaatgagcatgactggccacagttacagcatctacaatgctgtgtattctgttGCACATGCGTTACATGCCATGTACTCACTGGAATCAGAACGATCAGGGGTGAAGGATAGCAAGAGGTCATTTCTTCTCAATGTCAGGCCCTTTCAGGTAACATTCTCTTTCAAAGTCGTCTCTCTTTTTGACACATTTAACAGTTAAGAGCATCTCCAGAAGGTGcttgttgaacctctgcttgcagatgtccagtgagggagaattcaccaccttccttggcaatctgttccatggCTCAGATGCCCTTACTTTTCAAGCATTTCTTCCTGATGACCAACTAAGatctcctctcttgccatttgtgCCCATTGactctagttctactctcagaggcagctgagaacaaatttggtCCTTcttgacagcccttcaggtatttcaAGACTGATCAACAATTGTTCAACAGATGGGACCTACAAATTATTGGTCTATAAATTGAGCCTCTCAAGATTATTTTAATCCTAAATTGGTCTTCCAGGGTGGAAGCTATTCCCCTCCTCAGTTTTCTGTCATCTACAAATTTGATAAGTATCGTTCCTACTCCATCATCCAGaacatttataaaaatgttaaactgcacagggcccaagacagagccctgtgaCAGTCTGCTTGATACCTCCCTTCAAGTTGATGGAGAGCCACTGGGAATGGCTGCTAACCAGCTTTGAATCCATTTAACAGTAGTACTCTCTAGCCCAcatttttaccattttattcACAAAGATATGGGGAACTTAAAAGTCTCagactttgtcaaatgctttgcttAAAATATGGGCATTCCCATGGTCTACCAGGCTAGTCACCCTATCAAAGGAGACATTTTTCTGGCATGACTTATTCTTGACAAACCAATGCTGGTTCCTAGAATTGACTCCATTATTTTTAAAGTACTTATAGGTATttcacatagggtgcaatccagcttTTCACTTGGGCCAGTCCAGGAGGACTGCAAACGTGCCTCTGGCTGAACTGCCTTgggctcctatcctgcgctggatacaacgcaaacctcttggtttgcctgttccagcgcaggataggattgcgcccttaataatcTGTTCCAGAATCTTTCCAGGACTGAAGTTAGATTGAAAAGTCTAGCTTCTCAGACTGAAAAGTCtagcttccttcctcctttttaaAGCTAGGGACAACTATGCTTGTCTCCAGTCCTCATCCGTTCTCCATGAGTTCTTACAGACAGCAGCTCTGAGATCACATTTGCCAACTTCTTTAGTGACTGGAGTTGGAGTTCTTCTGGTTTTGTCTTACATTCATTTAAAGTAACTAGGTGCCCCCTTACCCTCTCTTTCCCTGCTGTGAATCATAGTCTGACAGAGCATTCTGCAGTTTCCTATGTCCCATGCTAGCAAAGAAGAATGACATGCCTCTCTAAGCATTGTCTTGACATTATCGGCATTGCCTGCTAACTCAGTATCAATGGAGAAACCACGGAAACCAAAACATCATTCCAGAAATGCACAAAGTTGTAGCTTCCATGGCCTGGTATTTAAAGTCTCAGGATCTTCTCACGCTAGTTTATAAAATTTGCCGTTCCAGATTCATGCTTTCTTGAGGAATGTTGGCTTCAACAACAGCGCTGGAGAGGAAGTGTCTTTTGTAGAAAAAGAGATGAAATTTGCTGGATTTGATATTCTGAACTGGGTCATCTTCTCAAATACATCTTTGGCtcgatggaaagttggatggatGGATCCAGTGGCTCCCCTAGGGGCAGATTTTCACATTAACTCTGATGCCATTTTGTGGCCTAACCAGGTGTGAACCAACGGCAGATTTCAGGGTGAAATTGCATTGGAGTATCTTCTGTTGACATCTGTGGTCATGAAATAGCAAGAACTCCTTTTGTGACATTTTTAGAACTGTTCAACCCTGAAGTTCTGGTTATTCAGAAAGTCTCCAGGTCTTTCATACTGCGACACTTTTTTGTTTTCAGACACTGCCTTCTTCACGCTGTGTGGAGTGCTGCTCTTCAGGTCACAGCAGAAAAGTTCCAGAGGGGAAGCCTGTTTGCTGCTATGAATGTGTTGCTTGTCCAGATGGGACCATTTCTAATCAAACAGGCAAGATTCGTCAGATGAACCCATGAATCTATATTAAAATGCTAGTGgggcatgtctgtgtgtgtgtatatatgaggAAATTTTCTGGTGGAAGAATTCACAGATTCAAAAACTTCACAGGTTATCCTGGATGTACCAGGAAACAATGCCATGACATAAAACTGTTGGAGATTGGAGGTCACTGGAAATTAAAACAAGCTGGATCCCCATAGCACACTATCTTCCTAATGTATATAAATCCCTTTCATTGAAAAGGGGAGAAAAGGTTAATCAAAATTATCATTGGCCTTAAGTGCCTTACCTATAAAGAAAGGCAAACatgtttttgggggggagggaggtcatTTAGAAAAAAAGGTGAGTTtaagagggacatgattgaggcgaGTAAAATTGTACATGACATAGAGAAAGTGGGCTGAGATCATTTTTCTCCCTCTTGCAACTTTAGAACCAGGGTCATCCACTGAAACTGATTGGCAAGTTGTCtgagacagacaaaaggaattaattcacacagcacataatcaAAATGGCTTTTTGCTGCCACAAGACGTGGCAGGGTCCACTAggtttagacaaattcatggaggacagatccATCAATGCCTTCTAGCCAAGGTGGTTCTATGTTACCCCCAGGTTCAAAGACTgtatgaataccagttgcagagagcccaaccctatacatgtctagaagtaagtccaattatagacaatggggcttactcccaaataagtgtggataagattgcagccccagtTGGTCATTGTGGGAAACACAATGTTGTCCTGGATGGACCTTTCTTGAGGTTTCATCCAGCAAGACTCTTGTATGTCCTAGTATTTACATGTCATGGGCAAATGTTTGTTACTATTGAAAGGGAAAACCTAATTCTGTCTGTTCAAGCAGGAGCAACTGGGGATTGTGGAGGTCTGGTAAGTTGTAGAATGGATCATTCTTGTTCGTTGGGTGCAGGCTGAACTGGCACCAAACATGCACAAATATTTGGGGTGCTTAAAGAATGATTACTTGTTCCAGATGCAGTTTCCTGTGTCCAGTGCCCAGATCATCAACAGCCAAGCAAGAGCAAAGACCAGTGTATTCCCAAGATGCTCAACTTCCTTTCATATCAAGAGCTATTGGGGTTTGCTTTAGCTTCTCTTGATCTTTTCCTCTTTCTGATCACATCTCTAGTGCTGGCAACCTTCATTAAACACCGCAACACTCcagttgtcaaagccaacaaccgagaCCTCACCTATGTccttctcatctccctcctgctctgcttcctctgctctttcCTCTTCATCGGACAACCTGGCAAGGTCACCTGTTTcctccgacaaactgcttttggcatcgtcttctctgttgctgtttcaTCTATTTTGGCAAAAACCGTCACAGTggttctggccttcatggccaccaagccaggaaacttTGCAAGAAAAATATTGGGGAGACAACTGACAAACTCCATTGTCCTGCTCTGTCCCCTTATTCAAGCTGTTATCTGTGGAATCTGGCTGACAACATCTCCCCCTTTCCCAAACCTGGACTTCCAATCTCTGGCTGGAGAGATCATAGTGGAATGTCATGAAGGTTCAGTCACCATGTTTTACACTGTGCTGGGTTATATGGGCTTCCTGGCCCTCATGAGTTTCACAGTGGCCTTCCTAGCTAGGAAATTGCCTGACAGttttaatgaagccaagtttatcaccttcagcatgctggtgttttgcagtgtttgggtctcttttgtcccaacctacctgagcaccaaggggaagtacatggtggccgtggaggtcttctccatcttggtgtCCAGTGCTGGTCTCCTGGGttgcatctttctccccaaatgctacattattctTTTGAGACCCGATCTCAATAGCAGAGATCATCTCATGAGCAAAAAGTTTCAGGGAATGTAACAAATGTAACACTTGGAAATGCTGCCAGCTGTTCTAATCAATCACTTACCAGAGTTACTTATAGTCTGTCTTTTGATGGCATTTTAACTGCAAGCCGCTTTGGGAGCTCATGAGTGAAAAATGAAACCAAATTATTCTTCTACCATACAATATAcaaaattttttatttatgattcataaatttttttttgtatattgTATGGTGGAAGAATAATCCAGTTGTTCCTTTGATCTATTATATTTTTCACGTCACTTCTCAAGGGCAAAGGTTTCTGAAAAGCCAAGAAGATCCATATTCTTGCCTATTCACATGTCTTTACTAATGGTCCTCGGAgggcaaaaatcacacattttaatAAGGCTCTGCCAAtattttgtgtttgcttttttgctAGCATTTTTGACACATTTCAGGAATTGTTTTTGATTTGGTGTTATGTGGAAATAAATTCAGTATTGTGTTTGGGACATCAAACACAGTGAGAGGCTGATACTATTGTGGCTTCccccctccaaacctggaagtgtgccTTGAGGGCTTTGTTTGTATTCTTTAATTTGCTTGCTGGTATTCAGGAAGACTTACTGGCAGTGGTGTTATACTACGTAGCAGACTAATCCTATCCAAAGCTTTCCACCGTCAACATACCTACACCACCGGAGCTCATGCTGTGTCCTaaagagggcagtcctggaggcaggggcgttgctagaggggtgcgggccacaccaggtggtacgggggggtgacgcgcactggggggtgacacactaaaactGTGGTGATTAGAAGTAAccctatcatattatataccgttggatgtggaatttcgagcggaatgcaatgcaaaaaaccagagtgaaatatctcctttctatcaaaggttatggccaaaaaactggagaacaaaaaattcatggatccctatagaaagtgaaagtgagctgtatcgcatgtttacttgtgagtaggtgaacttgccttagtccttcggaaagggcaggctgagaggagtccaacaactccagaatggtcctgatccaatgaatgcagcccccaaaaacacgtgagaaggaagtccctccctccaagcagacaaatgtattgagcccgatGGAAAGCTAAACTCAGCCTCActgtcacgtttactcgcgagtaagcaaacatgccttggctggtgtggaagatcaggtgaaggagactgcaaggctaccagaatggtcctgatcctatgcacctggagctaaacaagtgctccagaaggcagccttccccccctccccactaaaaaaacagaggcttcagctgataaggtgaacctttttgagacttgtaaagccaggtggatcctgatagggATCTGGTCTttaagaagttcttaaattgaactgggcactgggtagggctgaaaatcttactggttttggaggggggggggtgttattacaggcaggctacagagaaaattcacttggtggaccagggctggtttctgcttatctaattatttgtttaactttaattatttattttaatttgcctgatgatgtcacttccaccatgacatcacttctagtgggtcttgcacagattgtcattctaaaaagtgggtcccagtggtaaaagtttgagaactgctgcaataaggtgttagtaagttgacaccctgggatgtgtgtgacaccactagtgatcaaaatcactaaaatcataatttggaggaataataccatcatgttatatatcaatcaatgcgtaatttcatgcagaatgttttctatctttgttcgatcaaaaggtatagccaaaaaaccagtgggtggggaGTGATGGTAcctcaccacgcccaccatctggggtgttgccccgccactacatggggggggtgatgtgctggcatccaggagcaggtgatgtgaaccctagtgtcTGGAGGTCTCTTTcaggtatgggaatatttttttccatttcccaGGGGTAAGTTCCTACTGCCTTGATGTGCCTACCTGGCCTTGTGCCAGTGATTTGCTGGCTGAAGTCTAAGTAGACCCACACCAGTGGATCAAAGCCTGGAAAGGGGGGTAGATATTTGTGGGGCTATTGCTGCTGCAAtatagcccccttcccagcctcaacacacacccctccttgccctggtctcctcctccccactccattccacccacccactgcgctgacttactggcactggagctTTTCCAGAGGCTGCTGTTGTCTGACCAGATATGCTCACCACCTGTGACATTGGTCCAGCTATATAGAATGGTGGGTCACATTATGCAACCCCAGGAAAACACACTTTGCCACCGGAATGCAGCAGGCCCATAATATTTTTTAGCATGTGAAATGCTGTCCCTTCtgacagcagcagtgctgcttcctcATCTCTGGCGTCTGGCAAGAGCTGGCTGCTATTTTCCATTCTGATGGAATGCTAAATgtctgtgccttagagcagctagtcatggagcccaccagaggacaggtgactcaaGATTTAATATcatgcggtactcaggacctggttagggatgtgactgttactgagctgttggggaacagtgaccatactGCAGTCCATTTtgccatgcatgttgggggaagagtgccaagcaaatctgacacaaaaacccttgacttccaaagggcagacttccctgaaatgaggaggctagttagaaataagttgaaagggaaggtaaaaagagttcaatctctccagagtgcatggaagctgtttaaaacaacagtagtagAGACTCAGCAGTAAGTGTATACTGTGAAGAAGAGCTTGAGTAAGTCCaagagggtgcccacatggctaacaagcAAAGTTAGCGAGGCTATAAAAGGCGAGGAAGCtttcttctgtaaatggaagtcttgcccaaatgaggagaataaaaagaaacacaaactctggcaagagaaatgtaagaaggtgataaagGAGGttaagaaagactttgaggaataCATGGCCAGAAACAcaaaggggaataataaaagcttcttcaattattttagaagtaggaaacctgccagagaggtGATTGGCCCACTAGacagtgagggaggaaaaggggtcTTGGAGATCTcatgaaattaaatgaattctttgcatctgtcttcatggtagGAGACCTTGGGAAGATTCCACtacctgaacagcccctcctgactaaggaatgaCTAAGGCCTGAGCtatcagggctgcagcagcaccagaatggtGCCCGAcatctccttaggggaaggggacattcatccccttctcccaagtaagggaagcatccccgcaatggggctatgtCAAAGCTGGGGGGGCGCTAGTTCTGCCCAGGCACTCACCCCTCCtgcagttagtccatcagcagttccagtagtccatcagtcaATAGTTCCTAAGTCCATTAATCCTTTGCTTCTGTTCTGTTCCATTCTGTTCCTTCCTCCAGGCTTCCCTCCTACTaatacccaccaaactctcccttcaccaggtgctgcttttatccctgaggtccctattgccttcaaatgATCTGAGGCCTGGTGCTAACCCCacacttgcctgccagagcaagggactgttgacaccacaccctatcttctcaagggatcttgcacatttccagtACACCATCACCCTGTATCAGCCAGTGTCCCAGGCCAGGGAAACTGGGACCCTCCAGGCTTGGCTCTAGCTCTTGCAGGCATTGGGCTCCCTTCTGCAGTGGGACCCAGCCCTCAAGACTAAACTGCAACATATGTTACTTGGTAGACTGACCAAGTAGCTAGGCAGGATTTTGGTCTCCTATTCCCAGGACAAAATAAGACAGGCTTGTAAAAaaattctggttggcaaccttccgtctcgaaagactatggtataagcctacagcacccggtattccctggtggtctcccatccaagtactaaccagacctgactctgcttagcttccaagatcagacaagattgggcacgtgtagggtaacagttgctgactatgtaaaaaaaataattctaatTTATTAAGAGAACAGAGTTACACAGATTtaaaggttttaaggcagcaatttGCAAGAGTACAGATATCTATGAAATGCATCagtttaaaataacaaagctagcttcCGAaactatctctcacctgggtcagaaGACCATTGAAACACAAGCTGGCTcccaggctacctatgaggcctgTAGCCCATGATGGACAAAGGACCCAGGACACAAGCAGCAGGTCAGGCTGTACCCCAGACTCTCTGCCCTACAGGGAACACACCacaattcttccccctcccatctccaATTGCACAGCTGTGGTAATCATCTCTTGGTAAGAGTTCCTCTGCCAGCAAAGGTACTTGCTCTCTGTTTGGTTCCCTCCTTGGTACCTCTCCTCCCTGGCCACTGAAGGACAGATAACACATTACTTTCTAATTGCATACTTTCCCACAGCTGCAAAGATCTGGTGCAACAGTAGTAGACTTGGTATAGACTTGGACTTAGATTTAACCTGTTCATGACAGGCTAATTGATTCTGTGCTGGATATTTAGCTAGCGCAGAGTaccctcccctgccttggaaTGCATCCCCACACGCCCTCACTCACCTCTTTGCTGCCCAGTGTTTGCACAGAGTGCCAGGTGGCAGCCGGCTCTCTTccaacttgcactggcccagtgcgGGCTCACACCAAGCCTGattcagtgctgggctggcactgactCCCACAAGCACACGTTATGGCTCACAGACCCAGCACCACAATTTTGGCCCAGTCCAGCATTCCTCTGGCATAACTCACTTTCCAGCTGTCATAGACTATTTGTCCTCTCACGTCATTCCCACTGAGATTGCCTGTCTCACAGAAACTGGTGGGGTCCTAATCTCAAAAGAGATtgcacagatagatagatagatggctAGACAGATAGGTAGCTTTTCTATGGGTGTGTCCTCCTTTTATGCTTTTAAGAGCTTAGTCCATAAAAATAGAACGGAACACATATTTTTCTCTATATGACTTTTCTCAATTTCCTCCACTTCCTTTACTGAATGTTAGCAATAGAGGTGGGATCTGGCTAACACATGTTTAAAGTATTTACTGTATACATCAACTATTTGTGATGGCCAAAGTGTTTGTGGGCCAAAGTGTTCATAAAGGAGTAAACTCACGAAGGACAAGACCCTTCCTTCACTTTCTGGAAGTGAAAGTAACTTCCAAAGCTTTAAAATAGCTGTATGTGCTGCAGCATGGAAGGAATGTTGCAATTCCACACATGTGAGCCTGTGGAAAAGTAGCAACTGGCTGGTTTTCTAAGGCGCATGGCAGAAAACGTCAATTAACTCACCGGAGACTTGAAATGCGAGATATGTACTAAATTTTATTGTTAAAACTCTCTTGGGCACGAACCACAGTCATATAACTGGGAGGGTGGGTACCCAGGGCTGGGTAATGTGATGATGCCCCTGGGTCATTGCATCGCTTCTGCACCTGCACCTGCACGGTCATCCCCTTCCACTGCCACAGCCCtggaaacagctccatttggatATGTATGGAGacaagggcaggtgggtgggccaATTTTGTGGCATTTGCTGAGCAACTATGATGAGCCTtgtcaccccctcctccccaatGGAGATGGCATAAAACCACCACTTCACCCTGGGTGGGGTTCACCACTCCCAGCCCTggcttggctatgccactgctgggatATTCACTGAGACCAACTTTCTCACCCAGATTCTGCTCTTGTCTTGCCTTTTATAAAGTTTGTGCCCAGTTTCTTTCAGGGAACATTCCATGGAAACCATCTGGTGATCATCTCTGCTCTATTACTATGGAGGACCATGTGCCATGCCCCACTCCCTTATCTTGGCTAAGGCCTTAGTTTTGGCACAAGCCTGGACTCCATTTTGGATCTAAAGTCTTCAGCTGCAGTTGGGGCCAAGGCCAGAACCGGTTGACACTGGAGGcaacagctgctctcagttccCTTCAAAGGCAACAGAGTGAATACAAATACATGttaaaatagtaataaaaataaGTCTTTGCCTGTGTGCCCTGCAAACAAGTAGAAAGAATGATGCAAGTGTTGCTCTGCAAACTTGTTTTCTTCCTGCAGGGATTATAATGAAAGCTCAGCTAAATGGGGACGCAATTATTTCTCTCCCCGAAGCTAAATGAGAAAATAACAGCCATTCTTGTAGAACCTCCATGAATTTCCGGAGGCCAACAACAAAGTTCATAACAAAGAAATCAGGACAAAACATGCTTATACAGTACTGAGGATATTATAAATATGTCCTGGATCCATCCTAGCAGTGTTAGGATGAGCAATTGAAACCCTGACATCTAAACGTTTGTTAAACTATCCAACACCCTGTCCCTCACCTGGGCAGTTGGCAGAATTACGGGGTTCTGTATGAACTTCCTTCCATCAACACAGTTTGATTGTTGACCTAAGTGGGAA
The DNA window shown above is from Tiliqua scincoides isolate rTilSci1 chromosome 8, rTilSci1.hap2, whole genome shotgun sequence and carries:
- the LOC136659282 gene encoding vomeronasal type-2 receptor 26-like, coding for MPPVPKNYQHILAIAFAISELNKDPVLLPNLTLGYHIYEDYNFAGKTYEDTLSLLSTHKQMIPNYKCDKQDKLLSIIGGLNSKMSWQMASILGIFKIPQIDPKYDFQYMGLIQLLQHFQWNWIGLITSADDSGDNFIQTLTPMLTANDICVDFTQRTVPEIMVMNVLSELRYNQLLTVVKSTAQVVIVSGDSHAIQNFIASLSTFEEEAETSFGKVWILTSEWEFAAVGFHYQWHSLKSFHALSFRIHTSDVPGFNHFLWTLDPYRPQGEVFLHDWWEVAFNCEFLKPGLASEDGRRNCTGEEKLENLPVSVFEMSMTGHSYSIYNAVYSVAHALHAMYSLESERSGVKDSKRSFLLNVRPFQTLPSSRCVECCSSGHSRKVPEGKPVCCYECVACPDGTISNQTDAVSCVQCPDHQQPSKSKDQCIPKMLNFLSYQELLGFALASLDLFLFLITSLVLATFIKHRNTPVVKANNRDLTYVLLISLLLCFLCSFLFIGQPGKVTCFLRQTAFGIVFSVAVSSILAKTVTVVLAFMATKPGNFARKILGRQLTNSIVLLCPLIQAVICGIWLTTSPPFPNLDFQSLAGEIIVECHEGSVTMFYTVLGYMGFLALMSFTVAFLARKLPDSFNEAKFITFSMLVFCSVWVSFVPTYLSTKGKYMVAVEVFSILVSSAGLLGCIFLPKCYIILLRPDLNSRDHLMSKKFQGM